A portion of the Candidatus Binataceae bacterium genome contains these proteins:
- a CDS encoding LLM class F420-dependent oxidoreductase, with the protein MMKLGLMFANAGPFANPELLAHLATSAEERGFESLWTVEHVVIPHNYQTPYPYSRDGKIPGGEDVAIPDPLLPLAYAAAVTSRIRLATGILILPQRHPLYTAKEVATLDVLSRGRVILGIGSGWLKEEFDALGLDFRQRGRRTDEAIAALRTLWRDATSTFHGKHFAFREVKSFPKPAQSGGVPIHIGGHSPAAARRAGRLGDGFFPAIGDIEKLKELFAIMRVEAQQAGRDPATIELSSGGRANLDTVRQLQDIGVSRLVIAPPAFDAEGLTRGLDKLANEVLARL; encoded by the coding sequence ATGATGAAGCTGGGGCTGATGTTCGCCAATGCGGGGCCGTTCGCCAATCCCGAGCTGCTGGCCCATTTGGCCACAAGCGCTGAGGAGCGTGGCTTCGAGTCGCTGTGGACGGTCGAGCACGTCGTCATCCCGCACAACTACCAAACCCCCTATCCGTACTCGCGCGACGGCAAGATTCCCGGCGGCGAGGACGTTGCGATCCCCGACCCGCTGCTTCCGCTCGCCTACGCCGCCGCGGTCACCAGCCGCATCCGCCTCGCCACCGGCATCCTGATCCTGCCCCAGCGCCATCCGCTCTACACCGCCAAGGAGGTCGCCACGCTCGACGTGCTCTCGCGCGGGCGCGTGATCCTGGGCATCGGCAGCGGCTGGCTCAAGGAGGAGTTCGACGCGCTGGGCCTGGATTTCCGTCAGCGCGGCAGGCGCACCGACGAGGCGATCGCGGCGCTGCGCACGTTGTGGCGCGACGCCACTTCGACCTTCCACGGCAAACACTTCGCTTTCCGCGAAGTGAAGAGCTTTCCGAAGCCGGCGCAATCGGGCGGCGTACCGATCCATATCGGCGGCCACTCGCCGGCCGCCGCGCGCCGCGCCGGCCGCCTCGGCGACGGTTTCTTCCCCGCGATCGGCGACATCGAAAAGCTCAAGGAGCTATTCGCGATCATGCGCGTGGAGGCGCAGCAGGCTGGCCGCGACCCCGCGACGATCGAGCTTTCCAGCGGCGGCCGCGCCAACCTCGATACGGTCAGGCAGCTCCAGGATATCGGCGTGTCGCGCCTCGTAATCGCGCCGCCGGCCTTCGATGCCGAGGGCCTGACGCGCGGGCTCGACAAGCTCGCCAACGAAGTGCTCGCCAGGTTGTGA
- a CDS encoding TIGR03620 family F420-dependent LLM class oxidoreductase, whose product MDIGKYGVWFFYDGMSAEQSVAFAQKVEKAGYGALWIPEAVGREPFAHAAYLAAHTERLVFATGIANIYARDAVTMAAASKTVAELSGGRFLLGIGVSHKPLVSNLRGHSYDKPYSYMREYLPRMKSALYRAPEPKERVPVVLAALHPKMLALCAAEADGTHTYFVPPEHTQKARAAIGPKPMICVEQAVVLSTDAAKARATAREYMKTYVPRLPNYTKNLKNLGFADKEFENGCSDRLVDAIVAWGTETQIRDRVEAHLKAGATHVCIQPLSTESATMPDERAMQALAPR is encoded by the coding sequence ATGGATATCGGCAAATACGGAGTGTGGTTCTTTTACGACGGGATGAGCGCGGAGCAGAGCGTGGCGTTCGCCCAGAAGGTCGAAAAGGCTGGCTACGGCGCGCTCTGGATCCCTGAGGCGGTCGGGCGCGAGCCCTTCGCGCACGCGGCCTATCTTGCCGCGCACACCGAGCGGCTGGTCTTCGCCACCGGGATCGCCAACATCTACGCGCGCGACGCGGTGACGATGGCGGCGGCGTCCAAGACCGTGGCTGAACTTTCGGGCGGCCGTTTCCTGCTCGGCATCGGTGTCAGCCACAAGCCGCTGGTGAGCAATTTGCGCGGCCACAGCTACGACAAGCCATACAGCTACATGCGCGAGTACCTGCCGCGGATGAAGAGTGCGCTATACCGCGCGCCCGAACCCAAGGAGCGCGTGCCGGTCGTGCTCGCCGCGCTGCATCCCAAGATGCTCGCGCTATGCGCCGCCGAGGCCGACGGCACCCATACCTACTTTGTGCCGCCCGAGCATACCCAGAAGGCGCGCGCCGCGATTGGGCCCAAGCCGATGATTTGCGTCGAGCAGGCAGTGGTCCTTTCCACCGACGCGGCCAAGGCGCGCGCCACCGCCCGCGAGTACATGAAGACCTACGTGCCGCGGCTGCCCAACTACACCAAGAACCTCAAGAACCTGGGCTTCGCTGACAAGGAATTCGAGAACGGATGCAGCGACCGGCTGGTCGATGCGATCGTCGCCTGGGGCACCGAGACTCAGATCCGCGACCGCGTCGAGGCCCATCTCAAGGCCGGCGCAACTCACGTCTGTATCCAGCCGCTGAGCACCGAGAGCGCCACGATGCCCGACGAGCGTGCGATGCAGGCGCTGGCGCCGCGGTAG
- a CDS encoding glutathione S-transferase family protein has protein sequence MKLYNMNLSNFATKSRIAIYDKGLNIEIAPVPGGNLKSPEYLKINPLGKIPALDADGMIIAESEVINEYLEDKFPSPPLLPKSPEGRARVREFTRFHDLYLEPPLRALFGQLNPKSRDEKVVNERLTEFNQRLDQLEAMLAPSGFASGPDFTLADCALAPTMFFATNMLPGFGAKPPLEGRPRLAAWWAHVQTRPSVKKALDEMAEALAAMMKR, from the coding sequence ATGAAGCTCTACAACATGAACCTCTCCAACTTTGCCACCAAGTCGCGCATCGCGATCTACGACAAGGGGCTCAACATCGAGATCGCGCCGGTCCCCGGCGGCAATCTGAAATCGCCCGAGTACCTCAAGATCAATCCGCTCGGCAAAATCCCCGCGCTCGACGCCGACGGCATGATCATCGCCGAGTCCGAGGTCATCAACGAGTACCTCGAAGACAAATTTCCCAGCCCTCCGCTGCTGCCCAAGTCGCCCGAAGGACGTGCACGGGTGCGCGAGTTCACCCGCTTCCATGACCTTTACCTCGAGCCGCCGCTGCGCGCGCTGTTCGGCCAGCTCAATCCCAAAAGTCGCGACGAGAAGGTGGTCAACGAGCGGCTGACCGAGTTCAACCAGCGCCTCGACCAGCTCGAAGCGATGCTTGCGCCGAGCGGCTTCGCCAGCGGCCCCGACTTCACGCTGGCCGACTGCGCGCTGGCGCCGACGATGTTCTTCGCGACCAACATGCTGCCCGGCTTCGGCGCCAAACCGCCGCTGGAAGGGCGGCCCAGGCTCGCCGCCTGGTGGGCGCACGTGCAGACGCGCCCGTCGGTCAAGAAGGCGCTGGACGAGATGGCCGAGGCGCTCGCCGCGATGATGAAGCGCTAG
- a CDS encoding LLM class flavin-dependent oxidoreductase, translated as MNFGLLESFRNSDRNELSYSELYRRHVDLAVEAEEMGYDTIWLTEHHFVEDGYSPAMLPLAAAIATRTRKIRIGTFVLLMPLHHPLHVAESAATVDVLSGGRLDLGLGQGYRPQEFDGFNVPRNERAARLREGVAIIRRLFTEDNVTFEGKHYTVRNATLYPKAAQQPHIPIWIGARSRSATERAARNGYHLAGTGPRQAEIYKEALRAAGRDPDHFNIAQLRFGYIAPRRDRAWDDAEYAIHHLMAKYGQWIAEAADVPGDERFAQVPPVGELRKLNDTRFLGEPLIIGSPDDAIEMLERYTGHTHLALGMSLPGLDPKKVRASMRLFAREVIPHFRRKARAAEQPKARAAAPAR; from the coding sequence ATGAACTTCGGGCTGCTCGAATCCTTCCGCAATTCCGACCGCAATGAACTCTCCTACTCGGAGCTTTATCGCCGCCACGTGGACCTCGCGGTCGAGGCCGAGGAGATGGGCTACGACACCATCTGGCTGACCGAGCATCACTTCGTCGAGGACGGTTACTCGCCGGCGATGCTTCCACTGGCGGCGGCGATCGCCACACGCACGAGGAAAATCCGCATCGGGACCTTCGTCTTGCTGATGCCGCTGCACCACCCGCTGCACGTGGCCGAATCGGCGGCGACCGTCGATGTGCTGTCGGGCGGGCGCTTGGACCTCGGGCTGGGCCAAGGTTACCGGCCGCAGGAATTCGACGGCTTCAACGTCCCGCGCAACGAGCGCGCCGCGCGCCTGCGCGAGGGGGTCGCGATAATCCGGCGCCTGTTCACCGAGGACAACGTGACGTTCGAGGGCAAACACTACACCGTGCGCAACGCGACGCTGTATCCCAAAGCCGCGCAACAGCCGCATATTCCGATCTGGATCGGCGCGCGCAGCCGCAGCGCGACCGAGCGCGCCGCGCGCAACGGCTACCATCTGGCGGGCACCGGTCCGCGCCAGGCCGAGATTTACAAGGAGGCGCTGCGCGCCGCCGGCCGCGACCCCGACCATTTCAACATCGCCCAGCTGCGCTTCGGCTATATCGCGCCGCGCCGTGACCGCGCGTGGGACGACGCCGAGTACGCGATCCATCACCTGATGGCAAAGTACGGGCAGTGGATCGCGGAGGCGGCCGACGTCCCGGGCGACGAGCGGTTCGCGCAGGTCCCGCCGGTGGGCGAGTTGCGCAAGCTCAACGACACGCGTTTTCTGGGCGAGCCGCTGATCATCGGGAGCCCCGACGACGCGATCGAGATGCTCGAGCGCTACACCGGGCATACCCATCTTGCGCTCGGGATGTCGCTGCCGGGGCTGGATCCGAAAAAGGTGCGCGCGAGCATGCGCCTGTTCGCCAGGGAAGTGATCCCACACTTTCGGCGCAAGGCACGCGCGGCGGAGCAGCCCAAGGCGCGCGCCGCCGCGCCGGCGCGCTAG
- a CDS encoding LLM class flavin-dependent oxidoreductase encodes MKLSVIDQSPVSAGFTPAAALRNSIELARLADRLGYERYWIAEHHAIEALASPAPEILITRVAAETSGIRVGSGGVMLPHYSPLKVAEVFRMLHAMYPGRIDLGLGRAPGGTALDSYALQRDRSQQRTVDDFPQQLVELLAFLGRDFPPRHPFSRIHVSPDMPGAPEVWLLGSSPWSASAAAQLGLPYAFAHFIDPHPTRTALEHYFARFTPSKYLPVPRAILALGVVCAETRAEAERLLMSARLFRRRIRQGDVRPIPTPEEAIAELGAEPRPAASESGEWPRYVVGAPEAVRDQLIDMASVLRVEELMVVTVVHDHRARMRSYELLAEAFSLPPRPPRVQR; translated from the coding sequence GTGAAGCTCTCGGTAATCGATCAGTCGCCGGTCTCCGCCGGATTCACTCCGGCCGCCGCGCTGCGCAACTCGATCGAACTCGCCCGTCTGGCCGACCGCCTCGGCTACGAGCGCTACTGGATCGCCGAGCATCACGCGATCGAGGCGCTCGCGAGCCCGGCGCCGGAAATCCTCATCACGCGCGTTGCCGCCGAAACCTCGGGCATCCGGGTCGGCTCGGGTGGCGTGATGCTGCCCCATTACAGCCCGCTGAAGGTGGCCGAGGTCTTCCGGATGCTGCATGCGATGTATCCGGGGCGGATCGATCTCGGGCTGGGGCGCGCCCCGGGCGGCACAGCGCTCGATTCCTACGCGCTCCAGCGCGACCGCAGCCAGCAGCGCACGGTGGACGACTTTCCCCAGCAGCTCGTCGAGCTGCTGGCCTTCCTGGGCCGCGATTTCCCGCCGCGCCATCCGTTCAGCCGCATCCACGTCTCGCCCGACATGCCCGGCGCGCCCGAGGTCTGGCTGCTCGGCTCGAGCCCGTGGAGCGCCTCGGCGGCGGCGCAGCTCGGATTGCCGTACGCCTTCGCGCACTTCATCGATCCCCATCCGACACGCACCGCGCTCGAGCATTACTTCGCCCGCTTCACGCCGTCAAAGTATCTGCCGGTGCCGCGCGCGATCCTTGCGCTGGGCGTGGTCTGCGCCGAGACGCGGGCCGAGGCCGAGCGGCTGCTGATGAGCGCGCGCCTGTTCCGCCGCCGTATCCGCCAGGGCGATGTCCGTCCGATTCCGACCCCGGAGGAGGCAATCGCGGAGTTGGGCGCGGAGCCGCGGCCGGCGGCGAGCGAGTCCGGCGAATGGCCGCGTTACGTAGTCGGCGCGCCCGAGGCGGTGCGCGACCAGTTGATAGACATGGCGAGCGTGCTGCGCGTGGAGGAGCTGATGGTGGTGACGGTCGTGCACGACCATCGTGCCCGCATGCGCTCCTATGAGCTGCTCGCTGAGGCCTTCAGCCTCCCGCCGCGTCCGCCGCGCGTCCAACGATGA
- a CDS encoding SDR family oxidoreductase has product MSTSAKVAIVTGAGTGIGKASALALMREGYAVALAGRRKEPLEATAEQAKAIGASALVVPADVSDAASVKALFAGTVEAFGRVDLLFNNAGIGAPAIPLEDLTVEQWKKVVDINLTGAFLCTQEAFRVMKGQNPRGGRIINNGSISAHAPRPNSAPYTATKHAMTGLTKSTSLDGRKYNIACGQIDIGNAATEMTARMARGVPQANGAIAAEPTFAVEHVARAVVYMASLPLEANVQFITVMATAMPFIGRG; this is encoded by the coding sequence ATGAGCACGTCCGCCAAAGTCGCGATCGTAACCGGCGCCGGCACCGGGATCGGTAAGGCCAGCGCGCTCGCCCTGATGCGCGAAGGATACGCGGTCGCGCTGGCCGGGCGCCGCAAGGAGCCGCTCGAGGCGACCGCCGAGCAGGCGAAGGCGATCGGGGCCTCCGCGCTGGTCGTTCCCGCCGACGTAAGCGATGCCGCCTCGGTCAAGGCGCTCTTCGCGGGCACGGTCGAGGCTTTTGGGCGCGTTGACCTGTTGTTCAACAACGCCGGCATCGGCGCGCCCGCGATTCCGCTCGAAGATCTGACCGTGGAGCAATGGAAAAAGGTCGTCGATATAAACCTGACCGGCGCGTTCCTGTGCACGCAGGAGGCGTTCCGCGTGATGAAAGGCCAGAATCCGCGTGGCGGACGGATCATCAACAACGGCTCGATCTCCGCTCACGCGCCGCGTCCGAACTCCGCCCCCTACACCGCGACCAAGCATGCGATGACGGGGCTGACCAAATCGACCTCGCTCGATGGGCGCAAGTACAACATCGCCTGCGGCCAGATCGATATCGGCAACGCAGCGACCGAGATGACGGCGCGGATGGCGCGCGGCGTGCCGCAGGCCAACGGCGCGATCGCGGCCGAGCCGACCTTCGCCGTCGAGCACGTCGCGCGCGCGGTGGTCTATATGGCGAGCCTGCCGCTGGAGGCCAACGTGCAGTTCATCACTGTGATGGCGACCGCGATGCCCTTCATCGGCCGCGGCTGA